In Limnobaculum parvum, one DNA window encodes the following:
- the yihA gene encoding ribosome biogenesis GTP-binding protein YihA/YsxC, which yields MTLKNFNYHKTHFVTSAPDITHLPADFGIEIAFAGRSNAGKSSALNTLTNQKNLARTSKTPGRTQLINLFKVEEHLHLVDLPGYGYAEVPEEMKRKWQRALGEYLQKRECLRGLVVLMDIRHPLKDLDQQMIQWAVDVELPVMILLTKADKLASGARKAQLNMVREAILPFQGDIQVEMFSSLKKLGVDTLRFKLDEWFNLDFNHSDEEIDDQPAE from the coding sequence TTGACACTGAAAAACTTTAACTATCATAAGACACATTTCGTCACCAGCGCTCCGGACATTACCCATCTGCCTGCTGATTTTGGTATTGAGATCGCCTTTGCGGGCCGCTCTAATGCAGGAAAGTCCAGCGCCCTGAATACGCTAACCAACCAAAAGAACCTAGCCCGCACCAGTAAAACACCGGGGCGAACTCAGTTGATTAACCTGTTTAAGGTTGAAGAACATCTTCATCTGGTGGATTTACCGGGATACGGCTACGCCGAAGTTCCAGAAGAGATGAAACGTAAATGGCAACGCGCACTGGGAGAATATCTGCAAAAGCGTGAATGCCTCAGAGGTCTGGTGGTTTTGATGGACATCCGTCATCCGCTAAAAGATCTGGACCAACAAATGATTCAATGGGCGGTGGACGTAGAGCTGCCGGTCATGATTTTACTCACCAAGGCCGATAAACTGGCCTCTGGTGCCCGTAAAGCTCAACTTAATATGGTACGCGAAGCGATTTTACCGTTTCAGGGTGATATTCAGGTTGAGATGTTCTCATCCCTGAAGAAATTGGGGGTTGATACACTGCGTTTTAAACTGGATGAATGGTTTAATCTGGATTTTAATCATAGTGATGAAGAGATTGACGATCAGCCTGCCGAGTAA
- the yihI gene encoding Der GTPase-activating protein YihI → MKQPQNTAKGNNKVAKVKRKSREEVDAEARARKRAKKRRGNSAGARTNVDSQSGKNQKSTGAFKDPRIGSKTPVPLIVEGNQSVVAKPKAPKPPKVASIPPEQELALLENDDRLNELLDAVDDGKKLSAEEQRYVDNTLDRIDELMSILGIDLGDDEDDLLDNEQEQKEDIVKLLKRNSPQE, encoded by the coding sequence ATGAAGCAGCCGCAAAATACCGCTAAAGGCAACAATAAAGTCGCCAAAGTAAAGCGTAAAAGTCGTGAAGAAGTTGATGCCGAAGCCCGGGCGCGTAAGCGTGCGAAAAAACGTCGGGGAAATTCAGCCGGTGCGCGTACTAATGTAGATTCCCAGTCCGGGAAAAACCAGAAATCTACCGGTGCCTTTAAAGATCCGCGTATTGGCAGTAAAACGCCGGTTCCGTTGATTGTAGAAGGTAATCAATCCGTAGTGGCAAAGCCTAAGGCACCGAAACCGCCAAAAGTCGCCAGCATACCGCCAGAGCAAGAATTAGCCCTGTTAGAAAACGACGATCGCCTGAATGAATTGTTGGATGCCGTTGATGATGGCAAGAAATTGTCGGCGGAAGAGCAACGTTACGTGGACAATACCCTCGATCGCATTGATGAATTGATGTCTATTCTGGGCATTGATTTAGGGGATGACGAAGACGACTTGCTGGATAACGAGCAAGAACAGAAAGAAGATATTGTAAAATTACTCAAAAGAAACAGTCCTCAAGAGTAA
- the hemN gene encoding oxygen-independent coproporphyrinogen III oxidase — protein sequence MSTQMIDWDLALIQKYNYSGPRYTSYPTALEFSEQYGESDFLSAVARYPERPLSLYIHIPFCHKLCYFCGCNKIVTRQGHKVEQYLDVLEQEIRHRAPLFTHRQVSQMHWGGGTPTYLNKQQISRLVGILRQHFNFQPDAEISIEIDPREIELDILDHLYSEGFNRMSMGVQDFNKEVQRLVNREQDEAFIFALIKRAKALGFRSTNIDLIYGLPKQTAESFAFTLQRVAELSPDRLSVFNYAHLPSRFAAQIKIKDHDLPSANEKLEILQETISSLTNNGYQFIGMDHFARPDDELAIAQREGHLHRNFQGYTTHGDSDLLGMGVSSISMIGDTYAQNQKDLKAYYASVEEKGNGLWKGLAMTEDDCIRRDVIKTLICNFHLDFGPIEKAHGIRFAEYFAEDLKLLAPLEKDGLVTINDKGIDVTGKGRLLIRNICMCFDVYLRQQARRQQFSRVI from the coding sequence ATGTCGACGCAGATGATTGATTGGGATCTGGCCCTTATTCAGAAATATAACTATTCAGGGCCTCGGTATACTTCTTATCCAACGGCGCTTGAGTTTAGCGAGCAGTATGGTGAAAGCGATTTTCTGTCGGCGGTAGCGCGATATCCTGAGCGCCCCCTCTCCCTCTATATTCACATTCCTTTCTGCCACAAGCTCTGCTATTTCTGTGGTTGCAACAAAATAGTCACTCGTCAGGGGCATAAAGTTGAGCAGTATCTTGACGTGTTGGAACAAGAGATCCGTCATCGTGCTCCGCTGTTTACCCATCGTCAGGTCTCACAAATGCACTGGGGCGGCGGGACGCCAACCTACCTGAATAAGCAACAAATCAGCCGATTAGTGGGAATACTGCGCCAGCATTTCAACTTCCAACCGGATGCTGAAATTTCTATTGAAATCGATCCACGAGAGATTGAGTTGGATATTTTGGATCACCTGTATTCAGAAGGTTTTAACCGTATGAGTATGGGGGTGCAAGATTTCAATAAGGAAGTGCAGCGTTTGGTGAACCGCGAGCAGGATGAAGCGTTTATATTCGCCCTGATCAAGCGAGCTAAAGCACTGGGGTTCCGCTCCACGAATATTGATCTGATTTATGGCTTACCAAAGCAGACAGCAGAAAGCTTTGCCTTTACGCTACAGCGCGTGGCTGAACTGAGTCCGGATCGCCTGAGTGTATTTAACTATGCACATTTACCCAGCCGTTTTGCTGCCCAGATTAAAATTAAAGATCATGATTTACCTTCCGCTAATGAAAAGCTGGAAATCTTGCAGGAAACCATCAGTTCATTAACCAATAATGGCTATCAGTTTATTGGAATGGACCACTTTGCTCGTCCAGATGACGAACTGGCCATTGCTCAACGTGAAGGGCATTTGCACCGTAACTTTCAGGGATATACCACCCACGGCGACAGCGATTTGCTGGGTATGGGCGTCTCTTCCATCAGCATGATTGGCGATACTTACGCCCAGAATCAGAAAGATTTAAAGGCTTACTACGCCAGCGTTGAAGAGAAAGGCAATGGGTTGTGGAAAGGGCTGGCGATGACGGAAGATGACTGCATCCGCCGTGACGTGATTAAAACCCTGATTTGTAATTTCCACCTAGACTTTGGCCCTATCGAAAAAGCCCACGGTATCCGTTTTGCCGAATACTTTGCGGAAGACCTGAAACTGCTGGCCCCGCTGGAAAAAGATGGATTAGTCACCATTAATGACAAAGGTATCGATGTAACCGGCAAAGGCCGTCTGCTGATCCGCAACATCTGTATGTGTTTTGACGTTTATTTGCGGCAGCAAGCACGGCGGCAACAGTTCTCGAGGGTTATTTAA
- a CDS encoding GFA family protein, whose amino-acid sequence MEKVNGTCLCGSVKFEVSLEDYQVSACQCSMCRRWAGGIFLSLDVKNSLVIRDPSGLKHYKSSEWGQRGFCEHCGTSLFWQTANGEQTYVTYSSLELSESELDKLKLTAEIFVDNQPKFYCFGNKTERLTGEDVMRLLRESGEI is encoded by the coding sequence ATGGAAAAGGTCAACGGAACATGCCTGTGCGGCAGCGTAAAATTTGAAGTTTCTCTGGAAGATTATCAGGTATCCGCCTGCCAGTGTTCGATGTGTCGTCGCTGGGCTGGGGGGATTTTTCTCTCTCTTGATGTTAAAAACTCTCTTGTTATTCGTGATCCATCGGGTTTAAAACACTATAAATCCTCAGAGTGGGGGCAACGCGGTTTTTGTGAACACTGCGGAACCTCTCTGTTCTGGCAAACCGCAAACGGCGAACAAACCTACGTCACTTACTCTTCTCTGGAACTGAGTGAGTCGGAACTGGATAAGCTAAAACTGACCGCCGAGATCTTTGTTGATAATCAACCGAAGTTTTATTGTTTTGGGAATAAGACGGAGCGGTTAACGGGGGAGGACGTGATGCGGTTGTTGCGGGAAAGTGGGGAGATATAA
- a CDS encoding YshB family small membrane protein encodes MLMLEYLAHLFNFSTEVGAVTGQSPQTAFAALLCVIMFVLFS; translated from the coding sequence ATGCTCATGCTGGAATACTTAGCGCATTTATTTAACTTCAGCACCGAAGTCGGTGCAGTGACAGGCCAGTCACCTCAAACTGCTTTTGCAGCGCTCTTGTGTGTGATTATGTTTGTTCTATTCTCCTGA
- the glnG gene encoding nitrogen regulation protein NR(I) encodes MSQGTAWIVDDDSAIRWVLERALTGANMQCTSFDSADEVLIALEKRAPDVLISDIRMPGIDGLALLQTIKQKYPLLPVIIMTAHSDLDAAVSAYQFGAFDYLPKPFDIDEAVALTERAISHYRETRQPERTIQNSRPTTDIIGEAPAMQDVYRIIGRLSLSSISVLINGESGTGKELVAHALHRHSPRANGKFIALNMAAIPKDLIESELFGHEKGAFTGAGQVRQGRFEQADGGTLFLDEIGDMPLEVQTRLLRVLADGQFYRVGGYEPIKVDVRIIAATHQNLELLVKDHKFREDLFHRLNVIRIHLPPLRERREDIPRLARHFLLITAQELGVEAKILHPDTELALSQMTWSGNVRQLENTCRWLTVMAAGKEVLPQDLPEELFVYDEQTPESHAAAATFDGHWTLSLEKWAEQALSSGKEDLLSEALPDMERVLLSVALRHTHGHKQEAAQLLGWGRNTLTRKLKELDIE; translated from the coding sequence ATGAGTCAAGGCACAGCCTGGATTGTTGATGACGACAGCGCTATTCGCTGGGTATTGGAGCGGGCACTGACCGGCGCCAATATGCAGTGCACCAGCTTTGATTCTGCTGACGAGGTTTTAATCGCGCTGGAAAAACGTGCGCCAGACGTATTGATATCCGATATCCGCATGCCGGGTATTGATGGCTTGGCGCTGCTGCAAACCATCAAACAGAAGTACCCTCTGTTACCGGTTATCATTATGACCGCTCATTCGGATTTAGACGCGGCTGTCAGCGCCTATCAGTTTGGTGCCTTCGACTATTTACCTAAGCCTTTTGATATTGATGAAGCCGTTGCTCTAACCGAGCGAGCAATCAGTCACTATCGGGAGACTCGCCAACCGGAACGGACAATCCAAAACAGCCGGCCAACCACCGATATTATCGGCGAAGCCCCTGCTATGCAGGATGTGTATCGCATTATCGGCCGCCTTTCTTTGTCATCCATTAGTGTATTGATCAACGGCGAGTCAGGTACCGGTAAAGAGCTGGTGGCCCATGCTTTGCACCGCCATAGTCCGCGCGCCAACGGTAAATTTATTGCCCTGAATATGGCGGCGATTCCCAAGGATCTGATTGAATCAGAGCTGTTCGGCCATGAGAAAGGCGCGTTTACCGGTGCAGGTCAGGTACGTCAGGGGCGCTTTGAACAAGCCGATGGCGGCACACTATTTTTAGATGAAATTGGCGATATGCCACTGGAAGTTCAGACCCGTCTGTTACGAGTTCTGGCGGACGGCCAGTTTTATCGCGTAGGTGGCTATGAACCTATCAAAGTCGATGTGCGTATTATTGCTGCGACCCACCAGAATCTGGAACTGCTGGTAAAGGATCACAAGTTCCGTGAAGATCTGTTTCACCGTCTGAATGTTATCCGTATTCATCTGCCACCGCTGCGTGAACGCAGGGAGGATATTCCCCGTTTAGCACGCCACTTCCTGCTGATCACTGCTCAGGAACTGGGGGTTGAAGCCAAAATCCTACATCCGGATACTGAACTGGCACTGAGCCAAATGACCTGGTCAGGTAACGTTCGCCAATTGGAAAATACCTGTCGTTGGCTCACCGTCATGGCGGCTGGCAAAGAGGTATTGCCGCAGGACTTGCCGGAAGAGTTGTTTGTTTATGATGAACAAACACCGGAATCCCACGCCGCAGCCGCCACATTCGACGGTCATTGGACACTGTCGCTGGAAAAATGGGCCGAACAAGCGCTGTCTTCTGGCAAAGAAGACCTGTTGTCTGAAGCCCTGCCGGATATGGAACGTGTGCTATTATCGGTGGCTTTACGTCATACCCACGGGCACAAGCAAGAAGCGGCACAATTACTTGGCTGGGGCAGAAACACCCTGACCCGCAAATTGAAAGAGCTGGATATTGAATAA
- the glnL gene encoding nitrogen regulation protein NR(II) translates to MENPALPDTEQILNSQITCVLILDFSLAIQYANPAAQQLLVQSSRKLFGTPLPNLVDYLSLDIDLMWSSLREGQGFTDNEVTMVVDSHLHILTLSAQLLADEHILMELSALDNHRRLSQEQLQHSQQTAARELVRGLAHEIKNPLGGLRGAAQLLAKALPDPALVEYTKVIIEQADRLRNLVDRLLGPQHPGQRVVQNIHQASERVYQLLVLEKPDNVAIVRDYDPSMPELIHDPEQVEQVLLNIARNAMQSLGQSGGSITLRTRTASQTTLHGIRYRLCARIDIEDNGPGIPPQLQDTLFYPMVSGREGGTGLGLSIARSLIDQHRGKIEFNSWPGHTEFSVFLPIRQ, encoded by the coding sequence ATGGAAAACCCAGCGCTGCCGGATACCGAGCAAATTCTTAACTCACAGATAACTTGTGTGTTAATTCTGGATTTTTCATTAGCCATTCAGTACGCCAATCCTGCCGCTCAGCAATTGCTGGTGCAAAGTTCCCGTAAGCTATTTGGTACCCCACTGCCCAATCTGGTTGATTATCTTTCTCTGGATATTGATCTGATGTGGTCTAGCCTGCGCGAAGGCCAAGGATTTACCGACAACGAAGTGACGATGGTGGTAGATAGTCATCTCCATATCCTCACCCTCAGCGCTCAGTTACTGGCGGATGAGCACATTCTGATGGAGCTATCGGCGCTGGATAATCATCGGCGTTTGAGTCAGGAGCAGTTGCAACATTCACAACAGACCGCGGCAAGAGAACTGGTACGTGGATTAGCGCATGAGATCAAAAACCCGTTAGGCGGGCTGCGCGGAGCCGCTCAACTGCTGGCTAAAGCGTTACCCGACCCTGCGTTGGTGGAATATACCAAAGTTATTATTGAACAAGCTGACCGGCTGCGTAATCTGGTAGACAGGTTGCTCGGACCACAGCATCCGGGGCAGCGAGTAGTTCAAAATATTCATCAAGCATCTGAACGAGTTTACCAGTTGCTGGTACTGGAAAAGCCAGATAATGTCGCCATCGTTCGCGATTATGACCCAAGTATGCCGGAATTAATTCACGATCCGGAACAAGTTGAACAAGTGCTGTTAAATATCGCCAGAAACGCCATGCAGTCGCTGGGGCAATCGGGGGGGTCTATTACATTAAGAACCCGCACCGCCTCCCAAACGACACTTCACGGCATACGTTATCGCTTATGCGCCCGAATTGATATTGAAGATAACGGCCCCGGAATTCCCCCACAGCTACAGGATACCCTCTTTTATCCTATGGTTAGCGGACGAGAAGGAGGCACCGGGCTTGGCCTATCCATTGCCCGTAGTCTGATTGACCAGCATCGGGGAAAAATTGAGTTTAACAGTTGGCCAGGCCACACCGAATTTTCGGTGTTCCTGCCCATTCGTCAGTGA
- the glnA gene encoding glutamate--ammonia ligase: protein MSTEHVLTMLNEHEVKFVDLRFTDTKGKEQHITIPAHQVDADFFEDGKMFDGSSIGGWKGINESDMVLMPDPSTALIDPFFDDTTLIIRCDVLEPGTMQGYERDPRSISKRAEDYLRSSGIADTVLFGPEPEFFLFDDIRFGNSIAGAYYHIDDIEAAWNTGTKYEGGNKGHRPMVKGGYFPVPPVDSSQDLRSAMCLTMEEMGLVVEAHHHEVATAGQNEVATRFNTMTKKADETQIYKYVVHNVAHAFGKTATFMPKPLVGDNGSGMHCHMSLAKNGTNLFAGDKYGGLSEMALYYIGGVIKHAKAINALSNPTTNSYKRLVPGFEAPVMLAYSARNRSASIRIPVVASPKARRIEVRFPDPAANPYLAFAALLMAGLDGIVNKIHPGEAMDKNLYDLPAEEAKNIPTVAGSLEEALNALDADREFLTRGGVFTNDAIDAYIELKQEEMNRVRMAPHPLEFELYYSV from the coding sequence ATGTCTACAGAACATGTTTTGACGATGCTTAATGAGCACGAAGTGAAGTTTGTCGATTTGCGTTTTACCGATACTAAAGGTAAAGAGCAACATATTACTATCCCGGCTCATCAGGTTGATGCAGACTTTTTCGAAGATGGAAAAATGTTCGATGGTTCATCCATTGGCGGCTGGAAAGGCATCAACGAATCTGACATGGTGTTAATGCCCGACCCAAGCACCGCGCTTATCGACCCATTCTTTGACGATACAACGCTGATTATCCGCTGTGACGTTCTTGAGCCTGGTACTATGCAAGGCTACGAGCGTGACCCGCGTTCCATCTCTAAACGTGCTGAAGATTACCTGCGTTCTTCCGGTATTGCCGACACCGTACTGTTCGGGCCAGAACCAGAATTCTTCCTGTTCGACGACATTCGTTTCGGCAACTCTATCGCGGGTGCTTATTACCATATCGATGATATCGAAGCAGCATGGAACACCGGCACCAAGTACGAAGGTGGCAACAAAGGCCATCGCCCTATGGTTAAAGGCGGTTACTTCCCGGTTCCACCGGTTGATTCATCACAAGATCTGCGTTCTGCCATGTGTCTGACCATGGAAGAAATGGGTCTGGTGGTTGAAGCTCACCACCACGAAGTGGCTACCGCGGGTCAAAACGAAGTGGCTACTCGCTTCAATACCATGACCAAAAAAGCGGACGAAACCCAAATCTACAAATACGTGGTACACAACGTTGCCCACGCATTTGGTAAAACGGCCACCTTTATGCCTAAGCCATTAGTGGGCGACAACGGTTCTGGTATGCATTGCCATATGTCACTGGCTAAAAACGGTACTAACCTGTTTGCTGGCGACAAGTACGGCGGCCTGTCTGAGATGGCGCTGTACTATATCGGTGGTGTTATCAAACATGCTAAAGCGATTAACGCACTGTCAAACCCAACCACCAACTCTTATAAGCGTCTGGTTCCAGGGTTCGAAGCGCCGGTTATGCTGGCTTACTCAGCGCGTAACCGTTCTGCATCAATCCGTATTCCTGTGGTTGCCAGCCCGAAAGCGCGCCGCATTGAAGTGCGTTTCCCAGACCCTGCGGCTAACCCGTATCTGGCGTTTGCTGCGCTGCTGATGGCCGGCCTTGACGGCATCGTCAACAAAATCCATCCGGGCGAAGCGATGGATAAGAACCTGTATGACTTACCGGCAGAAGAAGCGAAAAACATCCCTACCGTTGCAGGCTCTCTGGAAGAAGCGCTGAATGCTCTGGATGCTGACCGTGAATTCTTAACCCGTGGTGGCGTGTTCACTAACGATGCTATCGACGCTTATATCGAACTGAAGCAAGAAGAGATGAACCGCGTACGTATGGCTCCGCACCCGCTGGAATTCGAACTGTACTACAGCGTGTAA
- the typA gene encoding ribosome-dependent GTPase TypA: MIENLRNIAIIAHVDHGKTTLVDKLLQMSGTLGEQRNEATERVMDSGDLEKERGITILAKNTAITWNGYRINIVDTPGHADFGGEVERVMSMVDSVLLVVDAMDGPMPQTRFVTKKAFANGLKPIVVINKVDRPGARPDWVVDQVFDLFVNLDATDEQLDFPIIYASALLGIAGNDHNEMTDNMDPLFEAIVKHVAPPDVDSDGSFQMQISQLDYNNYVGVIGIGRIKRGKVKPNQQVTVIDSEGKTRNGKIGKVLGHMGLERIEAQVAEAGDIVAITGLGELNISDTVCDIQSVEALPALSVDEPTVTMYFCVNTSPFCGKEGKYVTSRQILDRLNKELVHNVALRVEETEDADAFRVSGRGELHLSVLIENMRREGFEIAVSRPKVINKVIDGRKQEPFENVTLDIEEQHQGSVMQAMGERKGDVKDMIPDGKGRIRLDYLIPARGLIGFRTEFMTMTSGTGLLYSTFSHYDDVRPGEIGQRQNGVLISNGQGKAVAFALFSLQDRGKLFLGHGAEVYEGQIIGIHSRSNDLTVNCLTGKKLTNMRASGTDEATTLVPAIKMSLEQALEFIDDDELVEVTPVSVRIRKRHLTENDRKRANRGPKEA, from the coding sequence GTGATTGAGAATCTACGTAACATCGCTATTATCGCGCATGTAGACCACGGTAAAACGACCCTGGTTGATAAGCTACTACAAATGTCAGGAACTTTAGGGGAACAACGTAACGAAGCGACTGAGCGCGTTATGGACTCCGGTGACCTCGAAAAAGAACGCGGGATTACTATTCTGGCTAAAAACACCGCCATTACCTGGAACGGTTATCGCATTAATATCGTTGACACTCCGGGACACGCCGACTTCGGTGGCGAAGTAGAGCGCGTAATGTCAATGGTTGACTCGGTGTTGCTGGTTGTCGATGCAATGGACGGCCCAATGCCGCAAACACGTTTCGTGACCAAAAAAGCGTTTGCTAACGGTCTGAAACCTATCGTGGTAATTAACAAAGTTGACCGTCCTGGTGCGCGTCCTGACTGGGTTGTTGATCAGGTGTTTGACCTGTTCGTTAACCTTGATGCTACCGACGAACAACTCGATTTCCCAATTATTTATGCTTCTGCATTATTGGGTATCGCGGGTAACGACCATAACGAAATGACTGACAACATGGATCCCCTGTTTGAAGCTATCGTTAAGCATGTTGCTCCACCAGATGTCGATAGTGACGGTTCGTTCCAGATGCAAATCTCCCAATTAGACTACAACAACTATGTTGGCGTTATTGGCATCGGCCGTATCAAGCGCGGTAAGGTTAAACCTAACCAGCAAGTGACTGTTATCGACAGTGAAGGTAAAACGCGTAACGGTAAAATCGGCAAAGTATTGGGCCATATGGGCTTGGAACGTATCGAAGCGCAAGTTGCTGAAGCGGGCGATATTGTTGCCATTACCGGTCTGGGTGAACTGAATATCTCTGATACCGTTTGTGATATACAAAGCGTTGAAGCTTTACCCGCACTCTCTGTTGATGAACCAACGGTAACCATGTACTTCTGTGTAAACACCTCTCCGTTCTGTGGTAAAGAAGGTAAATACGTGACTTCACGTCAAATCCTCGACCGCCTGAACAAAGAGTTGGTGCACAACGTAGCGCTGCGCGTTGAAGAAACTGAAGATGCCGATGCTTTCCGTGTATCAGGCCGTGGTGAACTTCACCTGTCTGTTCTGATCGAAAACATGCGTCGTGAAGGTTTCGAAATTGCCGTTTCTCGTCCTAAAGTTATCAACAAGGTAATTGATGGTCGTAAACAAGAGCCGTTTGAAAACGTGACGCTGGATATTGAAGAACAGCATCAGGGTTCAGTCATGCAAGCCATGGGTGAGCGTAAAGGCGATGTGAAGGACATGATCCCGGACGGCAAAGGTCGTATTCGTCTGGATTACCTGATCCCAGCTCGTGGTCTGATCGGTTTCCGTACTGAATTCATGACCATGACTTCTGGTACCGGTTTACTGTACTCAACCTTCAGCCATTATGATGATGTGCGTCCGGGTGAAATCGGCCAGCGTCAGAACGGCGTATTGATCTCTAACGGTCAGGGCAAAGCGGTCGCATTCGCACTGTTCAGCCTGCAAGATCGCGGTAAGTTATTCCTAGGTCACGGCGCAGAAGTGTATGAAGGCCAGATTATTGGTATTCACTCACGTTCTAACGACCTGACAGTGAACTGCTTAACCGGTAAGAAACTGACTAACATGCGAGCGTCCGGTACTGACGAAGCGACAACACTGGTGCCTGCTATCAAGATGTCTTTGGAGCAAGCGCTGGAATTCATCGATGATGACGAATTGGTTGAAGTAACGCCGGTCTCTGTACGTATTCGTAAACGTCATTTGACTGAGAATGACCGTAAACGTGCTAACCGTGGCCCGAAAGAAGCCTAA
- the yiaY gene encoding L-threonine dehydrogenase: MSVSTFFIPSVNMIGSGCLNDAVKAMQSYGYQRALVVTDAVLNKIGLVDQVRSLLNEVGIQSVVYQGTNPNPTTINVAEGLAILHQNGCDCVISLGGGSPHDCAKGIALVATNGGDIRDYEGVDRSAKPQLPLIAINTTAGTASEMTRFCIITDVERHIKMAIVDKHVTPILSVNDSQLMAGMPKSLTAATGMDALTHAIEAYVSTAANPITDACALKAITMISHSLLTAVEQGDNLEARETMAYAQFLAGMAFNNASLGYVHAMAHQLGGFYDLPHGVCNAVLLPHVTAFNASVCAGRLKDIAHAMGVDVKGMTDREGADACIASIRALSKAVGIPSGLSVLKVEEKDFPILATNALNDACGLTNPVQATHSEIMAIFEVAM; the protein is encoded by the coding sequence ATGTCGGTTTCTACTTTTTTTATTCCATCGGTCAATATGATTGGTTCAGGTTGTCTGAACGATGCGGTTAAGGCAATGCAAAGCTATGGCTATCAGCGAGCACTGGTTGTGACAGATGCTGTGCTGAATAAGATTGGCCTAGTAGATCAAGTCCGATCGCTACTAAATGAAGTCGGTATTCAGAGCGTGGTATATCAAGGAACAAATCCTAATCCCACCACTATCAATGTGGCTGAAGGGCTGGCGATTCTGCACCAAAATGGTTGTGACTGTGTTATTTCTCTGGGAGGCGGTTCGCCCCACGATTGTGCTAAAGGTATTGCACTGGTGGCGACGAATGGGGGGGATATCAGAGATTATGAAGGCGTCGATCGTTCAGCTAAGCCACAGTTGCCATTAATTGCCATTAATACCACGGCGGGTACCGCTTCTGAAATGACTCGCTTTTGTATCATTACTGATGTTGAGCGCCATATTAAGATGGCGATTGTGGATAAACACGTCACACCAATTCTGTCAGTTAATGATTCACAACTGATGGCCGGAATGCCAAAAAGCCTGACGGCTGCAACGGGAATGGATGCGTTAACCCATGCCATTGAAGCCTATGTATCAACCGCAGCAAACCCAATTACCGATGCTTGTGCATTGAAAGCCATTACCATGATTTCCCACTCTTTGCTCACTGCCGTTGAGCAGGGGGACAATCTTGAAGCCAGAGAAACCATGGCTTACGCTCAATTTTTAGCCGGCATGGCATTTAATAACGCCTCTCTGGGCTATGTTCATGCTATGGCGCATCAGTTGGGGGGATTTTACGATTTGCCTCATGGCGTCTGTAACGCGGTGCTGTTACCTCACGTAACGGCTTTTAATGCCAGCGTGTGTGCGGGTCGTTTAAAAGATATCGCGCATGCTATGGGCGTTGACGTGAAAGGGATGACAGACCGTGAGGGTGCTGATGCCTGTATTGCCAGTATTCGCGCATTATCAAAAGCGGTGGGAATTCCATCTGGGTTGAGCGTGCTGAAGGTAGAAGAGAAAGATTTTCCGATATTAGCCACGAATGCTCTCAATGATGCATGCGGTCTGACTAATCCCGTTCAGGCAACGCATAGTGAGATTATGGCAATTTTTGAGGTAGCGATGTAA
- a CDS encoding YidB family protein, with translation MGLLDQLGGMLGGNSNNNSGSVDYMAIFQWVEQQGGITGLLDKFRQGGLSEVVQSWIGTGANLPISGEQVQNIISKVALQQLSSKLGMGSQETSGIIAQFLPDIVDKLSPKGEVPANPDLMSLGMSLLKGKLFG, from the coding sequence ATGGGTTTGTTAGATCAATTAGGCGGTATGCTGGGCGGTAACAGTAACAACAATAGCGGTTCTGTTGATTACATGGCAATTTTTCAGTGGGTTGAGCAGCAAGGTGGCATCACCGGCCTGTTAGACAAATTCCGTCAGGGCGGCCTGTCTGAAGTCGTTCAGTCATGGATTGGCACTGGCGCTAACCTGCCTATCTCTGGAGAGCAAGTTCAGAATATTATCAGCAAAGTCGCTTTGCAGCAGTTATCCTCTAAATTAGGTATGGGCAGCCAGGAAACTTCCGGCATTATTGCTCAATTCTTACCTGATATCGTTGATAAGCTGTCTCCAAAAGGCGAAGTGCCGGCTAACCCAGACTTAATGTCTCTGGGTATGAGCCTGCTAAAAGGCAAACTATTCGGTTAA